In Kitasatospora sp. NA04385, a single genomic region encodes these proteins:
- the purD gene encoding phosphoribosylamine--glycine ligase, whose protein sequence is MKVLVIGTGAREHALCRSLSQDPAVTELHCAPGNAGIARVAALHPVDQLDGAAVTALAQELGADLVVVGPEAPLVAGVAEPLRAAGIPVFGPGREAAQLEGSKAFAKDVMAAAGVPTARSYVCTTEQEAAAALDAFGAPYVVKDDGLAAGKGVVVTEDRAAALEHAAACDRIVIEEYLDGPEVSLFAITDGTTVLPLVPAQDFKRALDGDQGPNTGGMGAYSPLPWAPEGLVAEVLESVLQPTVDELRHRGTPFSGLLYAGLALTSRGTRVIEFNARFGDPETQVVLARLRTPLAGVLLAAADGTLGGLEPLRWSDEAAVTVVMASEGYPANPRTGDPIEGLEAAEADGTAFVLHAGTKAGPDGEVLTAGGRVLSVTAVGADLAEARARAYAGVAEISFKGAQHRTDIAAKAAQ, encoded by the coding sequence GTGAAGGTCCTCGTCATCGGAACCGGCGCCCGCGAACACGCCCTGTGCCGCTCACTGTCCCAAGATCCCGCCGTCACCGAGCTGCACTGCGCCCCGGGCAACGCCGGGATCGCGCGGGTCGCCGCCCTGCACCCGGTCGACCAGCTGGACGGCGCCGCGGTCACCGCGCTCGCCCAGGAACTGGGTGCCGACCTGGTGGTCGTCGGCCCGGAGGCCCCGCTGGTGGCCGGCGTCGCCGAGCCGCTGCGGGCGGCCGGCATCCCGGTCTTCGGCCCCGGCCGGGAGGCCGCGCAGCTGGAGGGCTCCAAGGCCTTCGCCAAGGACGTGATGGCCGCGGCCGGCGTCCCCACCGCGCGCTCCTACGTCTGCACCACCGAGCAGGAGGCCGCCGCGGCGCTGGACGCGTTCGGCGCCCCGTACGTGGTGAAGGACGACGGCCTGGCGGCCGGCAAGGGCGTCGTGGTCACCGAGGACCGCGCCGCCGCGCTGGAGCACGCCGCGGCCTGCGACCGGATCGTCATCGAGGAGTACCTGGACGGCCCCGAGGTGTCGCTGTTCGCGATCACCGACGGCACCACCGTGCTCCCGCTCGTCCCCGCGCAGGACTTCAAGCGCGCGCTGGACGGCGACCAGGGCCCCAACACCGGCGGCATGGGCGCCTACTCGCCGCTGCCCTGGGCCCCCGAGGGCCTGGTCGCCGAGGTGCTGGAGAGCGTCCTGCAGCCGACCGTGGACGAGCTGCGCCACCGCGGCACCCCGTTCTCCGGCCTGCTGTACGCGGGCCTGGCGCTGACCTCGCGCGGCACCCGGGTGATCGAGTTCAACGCCCGCTTCGGCGACCCGGAGACCCAGGTCGTGCTGGCCCGGCTGCGCACTCCGCTGGCCGGCGTGCTGCTGGCCGCCGCCGACGGCACGCTCGGCGGGCTGGAGCCGCTGCGCTGGTCCGACGAGGCCGCGGTCACCGTGGTGATGGCCTCCGAGGGCTACCCGGCGAACCCGCGCACCGGCGACCCGATCGAGGGCCTGGAGGCGGCGGAGGCCGACGGCACCGCCTTCGTGCTGCACGCCGGCACCAAGGCCGGCCCGGACGGCGAGGTGCTGACCGCGGGCGGCCGGGTGCTGTCCGTCACCGCCGTCGGCGCGGACCTCGCCGAGGCCCGGGCCAGGGCCTACGCGGGCGTCGCGGAGATCTCCTTCAAGGGCGCCCAGCACCGCACCGACATCGCGGCCAAGGCCGCGCAGTAG